The stretch of DNA gtcACAATATATCATAGAATTAGTGAGATTTTGTGGAAATTACATGAAACTTGTGCTCCCTATCTTGGtgtggttttcaaaatatcgtgcaataaaatgttattgttaaagtgtaatagtcaagccagaacaaaagagaacaaagacattacctTTTATTTGTACTAAATACACTAAATAGTACACGggttttttgaaaaccactctggTGCCGTAATTTGTATGACAAAAGCCAAATGCCAGTTTGCAGGATATTGAAATTCACAGTAAAATCTTATCTCgaaatttgtttgtctttcaGTAGATTGAGATTCCCAGAGCATAAACAGGCAATCGATGGATTACAAATATCTAAACCATAGAGATATGAGGAATAAATCGATCGTCACTCTAAGCTCTTTTTACTGCAAAGCATgctattattgcattattatTAGTTAATATTTGCAAAAGTGCCGAAACGGGGTCTAAACAAATACACAGTGGCTAAATGAGGGGtagcttttaatttttttgaatAACGCGAGAAAATGTAGCCTTGACGAACAAATAGCCCTCTATTTTTATTCGGATGGAGGAAACATTTATCGATGTATTGAtgtctttgaaataaaaaaactttccCCTTGCCTGTGTACAGTAGGACAACGCTACTTTCGGTGGCACTTAGAAAATTCGAGTAAGTGTAGGTGACACAAATTGTGATGTTATAGTCCAAAAGTTGCTAATCTTctatgaaaacaaaatggcaaaTTACACATTCTAATGTGCCTTGTTATTTATCCTCTTCGTTCTCTGTAAACATCTAAAACCTCAGCATTTCCGTCGAAAGAAGTTTCGCGTGAGGCCCGCTCTCACGCTCAAGGTCTTGAAAATGCTAAGGTCTTAAAAAtgacctgtattttttattctcttaAATCATCCAAGCAAATAACACCttttaaataaaagtaaataagCACAATTCTTTCCTAGGAACAAGAAGcgattgttttttatttgtttgttttttatcatCGTTTTTACTATCTTGTGCGATGAAATTATTTGTCTAACAGAAGCCAAATTAGAGTTTGTAGAATATTGAAATTCGCAGTAGAATCTTACTGTATCTTGTAatttatttgtgtttcaatAGATAGAGATTCTCATAGTATAACAACAGGTTACCGATGTATTACAATCAGGTTATCGATGGATTACAATATCTAAACCATAGAGATATGATAAATAAATCGTTCGTCActctaagtttttttttactgcaaAGCATgatattattgtttataatctCAATCGTTCGGTAATTGCATAAAATAATTAGTTAATATTTGCAAAAGTGCCGAAAGGAAGTCTATAGAAATACCCCTATCTTGTACGATCAGGAAATTGTTTGTCTTATGTGGCACGTACTTCCTGTTTGCGCAAAAATCATCACAACATGATATACAGTATATCTGTCCTTATTTTACTCTCTTTTGGAATTTAAACTTAACTTCGATGACCCAACTAATCATTGACAAATCAGAAAAGGTCTGATATGCGAGGACTTTTGGTTTCTAATATgaagaataataataattcatttGTATACCTAGTTTGCCTGTATTATCTTGCTTAGCTTTCACAATAGAAATCataaatatttaatgaaaaGCGAAGGTCATAAAAGAACACACACAGATACAAAGAACACAACGCAAGTCAAGTGTAAGCGAGCAACGAAAATTCAGGATAACTTATCTTCAAATTCTTCAAGGACATTATTGTTTATGGTAAGTCCTCCATATcttacattttattattttttttttttacgtttcATCCGGCTTTCCCTAgtcttttttttgctttattattCATCTattatacactctttttttataagagcgtccagcctgagatttcaccaaattttaagaacatgctgagAACCTGCcgttttagtcctgatgcgttatAAAATGTAGAATAAAATTGAGCTCATAGTAACCTTATTACtactattgatcattagtatTTATTCTCTCTTTCTCATAATTCAtttggtattatattcttttaCACAGCCCTGTCATGCGCACTAAGTGTTTTATTGCGCTATTGCTTGTGGCTATGATCGTCGTAGATCACGTGACCGAAGCTAGGGCGTGGCTGTGGGACAGAAGGCGCAGAAGTAGCAGGCGAAGGCACTATGTGTGCCACCCACCGAGTACAAGCGGTGGAGGTTGGGTGAATTACTTTGACGGACGGGCTTATTTCTCTTGCCCCTGGGGTAAGTTAAACAAAATAACGGTGGCCAATGTCTTGTTTAGATCAAGAATGTAGGTAGAAGTTTAACAGCTGAATTAATAAAAGTTTCATCACAATACCTACAAAAAAGTACCTCGAATGCTTCTGATTTAAGGGCATCATCTAGGTTCTTCAGTTAAATAACtcaagaaaatcccaaaagacagtTTTTCCCGGAAATCGTCCCTGAAAGCCCTTGTCCCACCCCCTGGAATGTCCATATTCCCCTCCGCGGGAGGGGTGGATTAATTCTTTCAATTCTCAGTGCAGTCTGTGAACACCATCCAAGGACTTCATGTTGTGAACGAAAGAGTACATGCGCGCGCACATGCTGACGCCATGCGTGGTGTGTcctctaataacacatggatccctgaccaatcagagcgcgtgATCGTGTCGTTGAATAAGAATAGTATTGTGGTTTGAATTTACTTACACCGATTGGATTGAAATGGTTAAAAATTACCTACCTATTTCAGTCCGAAATTGCCGAAGAAATAAGAAAGGTTGTtatcttaaaaataaatagcgTTAAGAGTGATTAGAAAAATGATCATAGTCCAGATCATTAGATGAAAACAGTAACAATTGTGTATCTGACTAAGATTGTTTAATTCTCAGGGCAGTCTGTGAGCAACATCCAAGGACTGTACAGTGCTTGTCACAGGGACCGCGTGTGGAAGTACCAGTGCACGAATAATCCCGCGACCAGGGGGCGATGCAGCTGGTCACACTGGGTGAACGACTTCGACCAGCTTATCAACTACCACTGCCCCTACAGCGGATTTATCACTGGCGTTGACAGTCACCATAGCAACCCCCATGAGGACAGGTATGAAGGTTATCAGATTAAAAAGCCGGCCTAAAAGCtattctttaaaaatatttctatTCTAGGAGGTTCCGATTCAAGTGCTGCCATAGGCACCATTACAAGCGAGTCCATTGCACCACCACCCACTACCGAAACAGCTGGCGTGGCTACATCAACTATTCCGTGCCGTCTGGGTACTATCTGAGCGGCGTCACCAGCGTGCACGACAACGGACAGGAGTAAGTGATAACACTGTGATTATTGTTACCTCTATACCGTCGTGATACCCCAGTGGTACGGGGCTCATCTTGCAAGCAAGAGGCCCAGGCTAATGATAAATGGGCCAGCTATTAAGCGACcttattatatggctacgatagtacgcgcgctgtgattggctaattggtAGTCGTGACATTCCCGTATTGCCCGTCTCTGAGGGCATTACGGAATTCCGTATTGCCCTACGAAAAAAATTTCACAATCTTctgttttttaaatttttttccacGTTAAAACTGCAAAATGAGAGACAGCGAACATTCGAGTAGCGAATTCTAACACCCAGAAGAAACAGAAATGGTTGGTTGGCGGGCCGTCTTTTTCCGTATATGGAGCGGGGCATTTAGTgagcttttttgtgttgttttgttcgcTTGCACGAATTTCACTAAAACAAAATCCAACGAAACACCAAAGACACAAAAAAATGGGATGGAATGGACGAGCACTCTGAGTCGGAGTTTTATTATCCTGAAGAGATTGAAGAggaaaattttgacaaaaagaaaaacagaaagaaGGCGAGCCGTTTTTTTATTCGGATAAACAAAGGCAAATGAATATATAacaaggggtgtaaagacccAGAAAAGTCTCTTTAAGATAAAAGTAGTACCTGTTATTTGTTAATAcaatatttccatcaaatcaTAAAGCAGCACAAAGCGATTGGCCTTTTCATTTTACTTCAGAAGTTTGTTCTCTACATACCGTGGAGTTTTCGAACTAAACAGTCCATACATGCCGTGAAGACTGGCATCTgagctttctttgttattgtttgggtCAACTTCACCTATAATAAAACCTGTAGCTTCCAAAAGGTgcaaatagaaagaaaatagcCCAAAAGTCGTCCAATTACCTGTTGTTGAATCTTTTCACTCATTTACATTTCTGATTTGGCAGCGCgcgagtgtttcttgttttcccgcctttttgaaATCGATCGATAAACTAATCGATATTCGCGCGAAAGCGAAAGTTGATTTTGTTTTctggtcatttttattttaaaaagccatataataaacaactcACTAACCTCGACCGCTCGGTCATGCcaggaaatatcaaactgaggctttggcgtatcgaccgaggctttgcgacctcactctcggttagtaagtagttaAAAATCTAGTGGTGCGTTTGCTCAGTGGCACGGGCTACGTCTGTCAAGAGAACCGCGTTCGAATTGGGGACTGGCACTGAGAAATCACTTAATTTTTTGAGTGACTTCTCTAACTCACGTTAGAATAGCCACAGAAATGGCTGCGGCCGTCATtcgacgaaaaaaataaaaaccattCAATGGAAATCAGTAATTTCTGACAGAAACTCTCTGGCTGATTCGTAAGCTCtgaacaataaataaattgctttttgttgttattttaacTTCAAAGTGCGCGCGAGTTTGTCACCCAAATTGTCGCGTGATTTTTTAATGCAAGACGCCTAATTGCATTTCTcaactttttggtttggatcgggtattcgtaccaagacgtaggggcctaaagtagtgtggtagtgaggtgggtgtaatcgtatggtatggtgatgctggagggtgatggtgagggatggctagtaaggtgatgtggagtggagatggtagtgaGGTAATTACGGTGGGAAGGTGGATAGGTtggactagtaggtggtggagggtggtggaaagataaagtggggctatagaataggttgtggtggTGTGTGGTGGGtgggtgaaaaagaaaaaattagtactaatatggtgtggtatggagatggctaatggctgtgttggtgggggaaaaaatggtatggtgtataggtaagagtggtggtgagaGAGATGTGGAGTAGGTGTAGTTGTGGGAACTGTTAGGTATGAAATAGTATATCATGATTGTTACTATGACGATATGGAGTATGAATATAATgcctaaatgatgtaaaaaatgaacaggaaATATGTCCAAAAGGTGTCGAAAAATCCACCAAAAATGATAGAATAGTTTCTGTTACAGCGAaagtaattgtaaaataaattgtagcgcggaatattataagaaataatataatgagactaaagaaaacaaagaaaactaacttTTATGGGTTAAGAATAGAACGGAAGTGACGTAGCACTTATGCATATACGGTAAGTAAATTATGCGACCAAATTTAGAACGAACGAACTCTTTGACACAAGCCGATGCGTTACTATGAAATAGATAAGTTCAGGTGAATGATGCGAATTTGCACGGAACATATGTGTATTGATGGAGTTACATGAAAGACAAAGGGTTCTAACAGCGATGGCAAAAGGTTAGAGTGTAGAATGATGCCGCACGTGTTATAGGAACGGAGATAATTGCTTGTTTAAACTCGAGTGACCTCGTGCCTGACCCGATGAGTGAACTGTTAGTAAAGCAATTCACAAAGCAGAAACTAGCTTGGAGTTGTGTATAAGAACAAAATCATTCTCcagaaaagaatgtaaaacGGATCTAACAGATCTCCCCCATTAATAATGAGGTCGTATGTGTTATAGGAACGGAAACAATTGTTTGTCAAAACTCGAGTTGCCTCGTGCCTGATTCGATGAATAAACCGTAAGTGAAGCAATTAACAAAGCGGAAACCAGCTTAAAGTTGTGTATCGGAACAAAATCATTCTACAGGAAAGAATGTAAATGAAATCTTAAATGATTTAATAAACGGAGAAGTTATTGTGTAAGGTTATGTTCGGGTGGTTAAGATTATGGGTTATGAGACTACGGGTTAAGGTTGTTATGAGAGATggggttgataataaaaccacatgagagttatgaataaagggttttttttgtttagtagAGAAGGTGGTTAGTAAATATGGTATTATTTGGAGATTAAAACAGTTAAAATCGGAAGTTTGTTACTAGTGTTGTGTAGCGGATGTGAAGAGGTCGGCGgcattaataaaatctgataAAGGGGGATAATGTGAGTGTGAACAGAATGATAAGCAGGGATATTGTGAAAAGACTGTGTAGTGTTTATGGgaaagtgtgttgtgtgtaggGTGGGAAAGTAATGTGTaggataagagaaagaaaagtgtttgGATTGTAGGGAGGAAATGGTGAGCGGTAATAGGGGGGGGGTTTAGGTATGCGTGGAGGTATGTATCTAATGAAGTGTGTAAATGGTATGACTGACAGGCGAAAttaaacaacaacagagaccgaatgagtgttgcgaaaacgccgagaaaagataaaaaattctGTGGCGGTGAAAGGGTGTATTGCGGACAATGGAAATTGATGCTAGTAAAACGGCGAGAAGAAGATGAAGTAGGGGCGCGGGAGGCGACAAAGGGAGCGTGGTGAGAGTGGAGAGGACGCTGAAACGTTAACAAGACAGGAAGGATAGTTTTCCCCAGATGAAGCGATAATCGGTGGTAAGAGATAAGGGGAAAAGGCAAAGGCACGAAAAAAACAACCGGCATGTATATGTAAAATggacataacaaaataaaccaataagacaaaagtgtgtaggtcatttcaaagagctctgcGAAATGTAGAACTAAAGGCATATAACGCCAACCAAGACTTCTCTTCAGGGGGCGAGGTCTATTGGTTGGTCATATACGAACCTAGAGATGAAAGCGGGGGGACTTAGGGGAAAACCggcgatgatggtgggagtaaaaggggaaaaaactaGGGAGATGATTCGTATATGAAACGTGTTTCGAATGATAAGGCCCTCATCACCCGCCCCTACACGCTCGTTAGTAATGCCTGTAGTGAAGCGTGGTGCATGCAGTGGCCAAACCTGTGTAGCGCCTGGCTCCAGCTGAGTGCATGGCTTGGTCTGAAAAGTAAAAGATAGCGCGCCGGGGAATgaggtaaagagaaaaaagtggatagaggctaagataggaGGGGGAAGTGTGTAGTGGACAAAATGGTGCATGTGATGGTCCTGGCTAGCGGCTGTATGTGGTGGactaaatgataaataagtgTGGGGACTTATGCATGTAGCAGGAAGGGAAGAGAATACGGGTGTCGTGATTTGGTGGGTAGTATATAGGATGTGTGGAAAGGAGGGTGTACATACCTGAGATGTGTATTGGCGGAGCTTAGATTGCGTGTCTTGTAGGTATTCCGTATGCAGCGAAGCGAGGGGTTATGAGGGGATTGCGCTCGTGGTTATACGAGTATTAGATGAAAATAGATATTGCTGTTTCCGTTTCCGGTTATTGTACATCCGGGTATTTATTAACTAGGTTGCGGTTTGGTTTACAAAATTGGCAAAATATGGCGGATGAATACAATGAATGGCTATGTTATTGTACGGGAATATTTTGGAAGTGTTCTGTGCTAGATAGGATGACGGGGTGGCATACGCTGAGAGGATAGAGTGTTGGTGAGGAGCCAGGTGAGGATATTAAAGGCAGTAGCGTGTGTTACGTAGAAGTCTCGTGGAAGTTTTCCTACGGTCATTGTTGAAGTCGGATGTCTATATCTGGTGGCTTGTTGTCGATGGACTGTATTTTTATAGAC from Nematostella vectensis chromosome 8, jaNemVect1.1, whole genome shotgun sequence encodes:
- the LOC125570077 gene encoding hemagglutinin/amebocyte aggregation factor-like; the encoded protein is MRTKCFIALLLVAMIVVDHVTEARAWLWDRRRRSSRRRHYVCHPPSTSGGGWVNYFDGRAYFSCPWGQSVSNIQGLYSACHRDRVWKYQCTNNPATRGRCSWSHWVNDFDQLINYHCPYSGFITGVDSHHSNPHEDRRFRFKCCHRHHYKRVHCTTTHYRNSWRGYINYSVPSGYYLSGVTSVHDNGQEDRRWQYEFCQIRKYHGK